Within Triticum dicoccoides isolate Atlit2015 ecotype Zavitan chromosome 1B, WEW_v2.0, whole genome shotgun sequence, the genomic segment GCATTCTATGCGATTGTGATGTTGTACACTACTGGAGTTGTGTGTAACAAATAGGTCGGAAGACTGCTGACTGAGAGTTCTGGCTGCTTAGCTCTTCAAACTTAACTCCAGTAGTTCATGACTGATTTTAAAACTTTCAAGTACCAATGAAATGCCATGGCTAATTTATGTTGGTGAGTTGTCCCCTACAGGATAGCAGATCTCACGTAGTAACATGCAGTATTTTTCTTTCAGAAGCTCCCCATCCATGGAAGAGAAAGCAGCCAGCCGAAATACAAGGCAAAAGTCTTGTCAATAGGAGTGAGAGGAATCAGAAACACATCTTGACTAGGTTCTGTGTCTACACGAAGAAAGATCTCTCCTGTCAGTACAACACTTGGATCTGCAGGATTTGGACATTACATGTGACCATGCGATCCAGCAACACgtagtttattttttattttttgggaaaGCATATTGCATTATTATGGAACGCTATGGGCACTGTTGGCCCTTACAATTCCAGCAATGTGCGCTGGTACATCATCATCCCATGCAAGGGTTAAGTCAGATGGAGCATTGAGGCCAAGTTGCACTAGAGCATTAGCAGCAGAATTAGCATAGTCTCTCGCTTACAGTGGACAATCGTGCATTCAGAAAATGACAGCTTAGACTGGACGTTGATATCCTTGGTCACTTGGGCCTCCCTGGGTAGTCTATCAAACGTTTGTTGAGGCCTTGCAGCACCAGAAGTGCATCAGTCTCAGTGATTAGGAACACACTGTTTACACGCCGGAGCGCTCCCATTGCGCCATGTGATGTGCAGGTGTGGCCCAGTACCGCCACGTATCATGCGCTGGGCGCACCAGcaggaaacattttttttcctgcacgtgtttttgtttttttttattcTTAGATTGTGCTTGGTTTTTTCTAGGTTTTCatgatattttttgtttttctcaTGCGAAGCACACCGTGTGAGAAAACATAGTTGTGCTTCATGGCGAAGCACAACTGTGCTTCCCAAAAATGAAAAGCACATTTGTGCTTTAACGTGAAGCATAGACGTACTTTCCGAAAAGTGAAGAACACAGGAAACACTAATGTGCTTCCCAAAAAATTGCAAAACATAGTGGTGTGCTTCACGATGAAGCACAACTATACTTCCTAAAAGTGAAAAGCACATTTGTGCTATGGCGGGAAGCACATTTGTTTCCAGGAAAAGTGAAAAGCACATATGTACTTCCACTCGTGTGCTTCCAGAAAGTGAAAAGCAAAGTTGTGCTTCATGGAAAAGCACAGTTTTGCTTCGCACATCTGTGCTTCCAGGAAAAGTGAAAAATATAGATGACCACCAGAAGCATATTTATGCTTCCTAAAAAGTGAAACGCACATGTGTGCTTCGCGGTAAAGCATAGCAGTGCTTCCATGTAAAGCACACATGTGCTTTTCCGAAAAGTAAAAACCACATGTGTGCTTCACAATGAAACATAGCTATGCTTCCGCGTGAGGGACACAAGCATAGGTGTGCTTCCCAAAAAAGTGAAAAAACACAACTATGCTTCCCAGTTTatcgttttttttctcttttttgcttcCAGTTTTTTTGTATTATTTTggttttttctattttctttttttggtttttttccagttttttcgtgaaaaaactcATCCAGACCTATTAACATGAAATCTAGTTTTTGCAGATCTCGACGCGAGAACCCAAGGATGAAAACGGTACATAATTTGAACACATGGTTCAAAAAGGTAAAATGTAAAGAAAACGAATCTGTAAAAAAGTTCAAAACTCCTGGGTTGTGACAAGTGCCTACATGTGGCACTTGTCAGACCTTTGCCTTCTAAGTACTCCCTCGCATCTCTCTCTCAAAAAAGTACTCCCTCGCAACACTTCTCCATCACGACACTATGGGCACGGGGGATTCTCCTTGGCCCATCCATTCCTGGACCGTTCACTTCACGTAGCGACCGTTAGAAGAGTGGCAGTGACATTTTCTCAAAAGGATGAAAAGTAGCCATGACATATttgacggttgattttatatgccgCTCACAGCACCCTCATATGGGCAGTCCCAGTTCATGATAACGAGTGTTGTGTGTTGTTCGTTGCTTCATTTTTTTGTGTTTCTTTTCTGGTTCTCTTCAGgatttttttgggttttccttcTGTTTTTAATTTATTAttctttttcctttaatttttCTTTTTATTGATACATGATGAACATATTTTCATATGTAATAATACAAGTGAACTTTCTTGTCATACACGTTGAACCTTTTATAAATACACAGTGACAATTTTTGTAATATACTATGGAACATTTTATTGATATACAATGAATATTTCtataatatacaatgaacatttttaacACATGGTGAACTTTGTTTAAAATATGCGATGAGCATATTTTTAGTATACCCCGAAATTTTATTTAATACAccgaacattttttaatatatatgGTGAACTGTTTAAATATACAATGAATATAATTTAAATATACACTTAACTTTTTAAAACTCATATTGAAANNNNNNNNNNNNNNNNNNNNNNNNNNNNNNNNNNNNNNNNNNNNNNNNNNNNNNNNNNNNNNNNNNNNNNNNNNNNNNNNNNNNNNNNNNNNNNNNNNNNNNNNNNNNNNNNNNNNNNNNNNNNNNNNNNNNNNNNNNNNNNNNNNNNNNNNNNNNNNNNNNNNNNNNNNNNNNNNNNNNNNNNNNNNNNNNNNNNNNNNNNNNNNNNNNNNNNNNNNNNNNNNNNNNNNNNNNNNNNNNNNNNNNNNNNNNNNNNNNNNNNNNNNNNNNNNNNNNNNNNNNNNNNNNNNNNNNNNNNNNNNNNNNNNNNNNNNNNNNNNNNNNNNNNNNNNNNNNNNNNNNNNNNNNNNNNGGGGGGGATTGActagaaaaacaaacaaaaaataataTACAACTTTTGCTTCAGAGTGGGCCCACCGTTTGCTTTGCATGCACGCGTGGCCTCTGTTGTGTGACGCCCACGAACGTCATACAAGAGGTCTCATATTTGTCCTCAACACAATTCCCCATTCTCCAATCCTCACCAATTCATCAAACATGAAACACAATTTTTAAATCTATGAAAGAGGACAACGTAAAAGTATTTGATCAAATGGCCCCAGACCCTGTTCCATCTTCACCTACTAAAAAACATAGGGTTTATGTGTCTAATTCTCAAGCAGACGCATACCCAATCCAAAAGTTTCTTACACAGCAAAACAATAGAGTAGAATTCACATCAGGGTGTATACAAAGGCAAAGAACATATGAATTTATATGGTTCCTACAATGATTTCCTTTCACATGGACAATGCATACAAATATATCTTGACATGGTAGCATTCAACAAAATATTGATTACCTGAATTATGGTATTTGGCAAAATAGTAAGAACAGTTTATAGGGCGCAATAGATACAATGTAATGCATCTTTTGTTGGATgctacaatgaagaagaagaaaaagttaaCCGCGGTACAAGCTGAGAAGAAAGACATAACTAAGAGACCAACACAGTATGAGCTACTGATAATATGACTTGGTCAGTAGGTCATACTGATGCTACTAATTATTCTCTCAAGCATGAATAAGAAGGTACATAGCATGTATATGACCAACAAGTTATAGTTACAATGATTCTCTCTCTTGAGAATAGTTACAATAGGTAACATAAACTAGTCCTAAATTCAAACTACAAAGATGCTTCACCAACATCAAAATCACCCATAAACAAATCTCTAGTTATATTTTATTTTATCTGTCTTCATTCTAGATATGTGACGGCACAAAAGTTATGTGATTATTGACTCGGACTGTGCTATCCTTGGAGCGATGCCCTAGGAGCCATGCACTGCTCCTACTATCAGCACATCAAGGAAGGGCCTTGTAAAGATATGTTCATTGAGATGAACGATTGCTGACACAATGCGCATGCAGCCGGCAAAGATCCAGACGTGGTCTGCGCCGACAACATGGCTGCATGGGAGGGTTGCATGAGATCCCCGCCCAATGAGTACTATCAAGCAGCCCTCCAAGTTATAGATTACAAGCGTCGGAGGAGCGCCATCGTGATGAGAGGGGCCATCCATCGGCATCAATGCTAGCCTCAGTGCCTCAAGCTCTCACGACGACACAATCTTCGTTGATTGCCATGGCCAGTCGAGCACGCACACCTCTGGTGCAGTGGACAATTGGCCTAATTGCTAGATGTGATTTGCCAGGCTTCATAATGTACCAGTATCTATTCGTTGAGTTCCATTGCTATTTATATATAATGGGATAGCAAACAATACATAGAGTAACAACCAAAGACATGCTGCCAGCTCGCTTGGAGGAAGGATCACAAGGCGACTCGGCCGTGATAACAGGCTCAATGTTGCTCGAGCTCTAAAGAGCATTTCTTCTATGTTCATAGCTTTTTTAGAATAAAAAACCCCGACATAATGACATGGGTGTCGTCGCAGTTTTCACATTTGTTTATCCTTCTATGAATTAGTTTTGATTGCCAATGAATGGAGGTGGCAGTTTTCTTGAAATAGCATAGTCATGGTTGTTCATTGCAATTTCTCGAGGTTGCTTGATTCAAGTATCTTAAAAACTGTGCATAAGAATACAAATTAGCTTAAAACATTGTGTATTTTCTGGTGGTAACTGAGTTTTTTTTAACATTTTGTAGGTACACATAAATTTTTATTTTAACCATATGTGATTGATAATACCTAGGGAGAACTGGAGAATATCTACACAAATCTGACATTCTAAGCTTCATCTACTCTCACCGGGATTATGACCAGATGCCAAAGCCTCAATGGGTGATCTGGATGGCCAGTTGCGTCAATGCCCGTGGGTACTACCAATACTCATAGTTCGTCGTGCATGGGTGCAACAAGATCATTCTCGCAGACATCTAAATCACTGGGTGCCCTGCAACTGCCGAAGCTATATTGTAGTGTTTTCTAGTTGAAAATGAAAATCAACATGCACAAGCATTTTCTTCTCTTGTGGGAGAAGTAATCAACATAATTTTAGATCATCGGGTTCGTTCATTTCTTCTACATATTGTTGGAACTTTGTgtcctttctttttctcttttctatttGGTGAAATAATTGAAACATGTGCTTCATGGTCAACAAACATGCTACGGTAATCAGTATATAAACCAGTGTGTGGATGTGTGCTCTTGATACACCATGCAGGCGGCTCGATGATGGCCTCAGTTCTAGATGGTGGAGCGTTGTCATGGCATTCCCCATTGTCGAGTTTGTAGGTGTGGAGTGATGGCTTCGGGTTGTTGATAAAAATCTTTGCCACACATTTGTAAAATAATTTCATAAAGATAATTGTGTGCATCTTTTGATGCAGAGGTTGAGGCTTTCAActtccctttctaaaaaaagtaagCCGGTGTGTGCTGGCTGGTGGGTATGTGGGTTCCTACCACCATCCTTCACTACTTCACATGCCATGAAACAACCGACATACTAGTGGTTGCCTAGTTGGTGCTTATGGTGTACCCAATCTGTAATGGTAATGTATATTTGTATTGCACATATGATGGAATGCATCCTATGCATTTGTGATATGCAGATGTACACTATTGGACTTGTGTTTAACAAATAGGACGGAATACTGATGACTGAATTGTGACTGTTGAGCTCTTCCAAGTAGTCTGAGACTCCTTTCAGAAGTACATGAGCATTAATGAAGAGCTATTTCGAAAtattaattaaaattttcctactctAGTAGGCAGTGGCGTGCATACACCATTAGTGCGCAAGATAGCAGGTCTCATGTGTTAACATGCAACATTGGTTACTTTACTGGGAAGCTCATGATATATGAGGATGTGGCTCTGCTTTCCCCTGTCACTCCTCATCCCCATCCATAGAAGAGACAGTAGCTAGCCGAAATAGAGGATAAAGAGCAAGCATGAGGAGGATAACTCAAGTTCAAAATCTTGTTGATAGGAATGGGAGAAATCAGAAACATAAGCTGGTTGTGTTCAATGTATGTGTACACAGTTCTTGGCCAAGTGGTGTTGGCTTGAGAAAATGAAGGACGGCAAGCCATTGGCTGGGCTGTAGATTCAGTTGCAGCCAGAATCTGGCGGTTTGTTCAGTACAAGTTCCATGAGGTGCACGTTAGGGGACGAATAATGTCCTCTTTTCTAGACTGGCAGATTGTTCCGAGGGAGTAGCGTGCCACATACtatcttttttttttgcatggtaatatgtgtctcattcatatcataaagatcaaagtacaagtcacgtaaggaccggcatgacaaaactgaaaagctagcagaacatctctgagcttgacaccaacgcccatcacctgcctccggcaccacgacagcagccaccgaagaaaagaatgatggatcacctcctcacccgagctcgatgcggctccatcgctgatatgcaactttacggacctccaaggtggctcaccaaaagtgaagcccttaccgttgaacgaatcagaccggggcaacactccagacacgccatcgaactccagatctggcaccccaccgtGACTAAGACGTCGCAGAagaaaaccatacctgccatccacgaaccacgaacccagcacatgttccgtcttccagatgccgtcgatgcagaccacaatctgcatccgctcctggactacctcccaagctccgcgtcgACGCTGGAGCAAACACCGTCGCAAcgccggagcccgaggacacatgtccaccacgaggatgccgccgccgccacgccatccttacttgaacagactggtttccaaatccatccacaaccataggaccgatggccttgtcaaggaaggatccgaagaatctttattcagcgttgTCATCGTTGCCGCCGAaacaaagacgatgaacaacctaaaaatctAAACTACGAGAGAGTAAAAatgatccacacgcgtggatccggcggcccccctcaccactgacgaccgaggtcgccggcggaggggagccgccggaggacgACGCTGGAAGATTGGtctcctggcggcggctagggttccagcgCCAGGGACAGGAGGAAAACCTTGGACGTCTCCGTGTTTTCCAATAGTCCTAGTTTGCCACATACTATCTACCAAGCACCGATACGTCAAGATTAGCTGTATCGGCGTACTGTACGTGGCCGATACTCCGATACGCCTGATACGGCTCAGATACGGGTATCGATGAAGTATCCCGATTTTTtatttaaaaagaaaagaaaataaacacgGTGGCAACAGGGAGCTCCTATAGGGCGCCTTCTGCGCCGCTTAATGTTCCTGGCGCTCGCGCGCGTCGCCTAGCGGGCCGGCCCAACAACCTCGCCAAAAAGAAAACGTGGTTGAAACATAATTTCGCCAAAAAGCAAACATGGTAGAAACATAATTGCAGGTAGTGGGATTTGAACCAACGCACCTACATATACAGCCGAAAGAAACAATGCTGTTACCACTGCACTAGGACCACTTACATGTCTATAATCCAAAAACAAACCTACTTAATACTTCTTCTAGTACAACATTGACATAAATTCTGTACCATAAAAATCATTTCAGAAAAGGGaaacataaaaaagaaaaaggaaatcatAGATGTGTAATaaaagttcaattttaaaaaacatTCATGGAACtcgaaaaggttcatcaatttttttTTAAAGACGAATTAGAAAAAAAAAGTTAACCAattctgaaaaaagttcaccgaatttgaaaaaatagttcatcaattctGAATATAGTTCATCAAATTGCGAATATTCCTTTTCTTTTAAACCCGAAGTATGTTTTTCAGAAACTGAACAAATATCGAAATTTGAATACTTTTTTTGTACTGTGAACAATTTTTAGAAAGCAAATTtagaatacacattgaacattttcttagtatagGGTGAACATTATACAAAGAAACACTGGCCATTTTTTTAAATACGCTGAACTTTTTTTGAGTACATGCTGAACAAAATTTctctacacaatgaacattttttatacacactgaacattttttcaatgtatGGTGAACAATATTTAAATACACACAGAACTTTTTTTAAATACGATGAACTCCTTTTGAGTGCATGCTGAACAAAATTTCtagacatgatgaacatttttttatacacactgaacattttttcaatgtatggtgaacatttttcttcaatacGGTGAACAAAAATTTCATAAACTTTGAAAattagttcatcgaatttgaaaaaaaattcacgaAATTTTAAAAGTAATTCATTGAATTTGAATAAgttcatcaaaattcaaaaaaagttcatggatttcaaaaaagttcaccatgtttgatttttttatcaaatctcaaaataaaagttcattgaatttgataaaagttcatcaactttgaaaaaaaagttcatcgaattgagaaaaagttcacaaatttgaagagAATGTTCATGtatttagaaaaaaaataaaaaaaacagttctaagaaaaacgaaaaaataaaagaaaaaaactaaacgaAAGTCTTCCAAGAAAAAAAAACGAAACAGaaacaagaaagaagaaaagaagtaaaaaACTAATGAGAAACGCAAAGGTGCGGTGGCTGTGGTGGTTAGCGTAGTGTGCATATAACCAGGAAGTCACGGTTCGATTCCCACTGCACTCGTATTATTTTTGCTCCTTAATAAAGAGGAGGAAAAAAATGAAATGGGCCGGCCCGCGTGGAGAagggggtgtgcgcccgtttgccCTAACACCTAAAATGGGCGCCTTAAGCACGTCGCCGGCAGCCTTGAGCCCAATAGAAGCCCACAAGCCTAACCTAACATCAGCTCTCTCCTCTCTGTTCGACCACGAAGGACTGGATCCGGCGACAACAGGCAGTgtgctgccgccaccgccgccgcctgcagTAGCTCACTGTCGCTGCTGCATTTAATTGCCTCTTCACCCTGCCGGCTCGCCTTGCCGCTGCCTGGAGCGACTTGAGTCTTCTCTGTCGCCGCTGCACGTCGCCAGCAACAACGAGGTATGATTCCGTCACGTCCGTGCTTGGCTGCTTGTCGTGTCCTGTATCCTGTGCGCTTGGCTGCTGGCATGTGCCGTGCTGCATCTATTTAATTACCTATACTTGTGTTTTCTCTTAGATTAAAAATGCTAGTTCGGCTGATCCTTTGAACTTAGTTAGGCTTGCTAAACTATGGCTGCGCGCATTCTACCTTATCCTACGCTCCGGCCACTTCAACCGAGCCAACCTACGCGACTAATTAGGCCGACGCGCTAACCAGGTGGAAGGGCGCGGGCGACGTGGGAAAAGATTGATCGTAACGCTTACGACCAAAACTGTTGGCGGCGCTTTGCTGGCCTTCTCCTAGACAAAAAGATAGTAATGGATTACCATCGCCCTGGTGTCGCTTTGCCAGCCTTCTCTCAGAAAAAAAAAATAGTAACACGTTACCGTTGCCATACTTTAGTTAACAGTCATCCCTCGCACGCCTACACCATCGAAACATCGTAAAAGTGACCCAGCCTAAGTGTTAATTCCTAGCTTTTCAGTAGTAACGATTTACCATCACATACAGTTTTCTTTAAAATAATAAACTCCAGTTACGTTTCGTACCCACGTTCCCACGATTGTGCATTGACCGGTCACTAGGCGGTCTCTATTCTTTAATACCTCGTTCCTATCGACATCCACCGCATCATCACTAtcgccatccgccgccgccgccgccgccgccgttgttaACTTCCGCCACGACCACGTCCTTCGTAGTCTCCGGTCGACATCCGCGGCCGCCGATAACATCGCTGGTCGCTTGTTCATACTACACATCCGGCAGCCGTCGTTTTCTCCGTCCGTATTTTTGGAGGTAATCCACCTGCTAATCTGATTCTCCCCCGATGGATGCTTTGAGTTTTGACTAGGCGTACATCCCCGTTTCCGGCCGTCCTCCTCACAAGCTCACATGGGCTGCCGGATTTAATAATTTCTTAATTGCCGCGAACCTGCAATCGCTATCTGCCATCCCCTCACCCCCCCCTTATTAGTGTGTCAACTTTTCCCCTTTTGTTGCAGTGCAATCTCCTTTTTCTGTACAAATCCTCTGGTACAAATTCTACGCCAAGTTAGTGTAACACATCAACTAATCTTAATTAGTGGTAATCTGAATCCAGTTAACAGGTGGTAGTAATACAACTTCATTTATGGTAATCTGAATCTAATTAAGAAGTGGTAGTAATACAACTTCAGTTCTAGTAATCTGAATCTAATTAAGAAGTGCTAGTAATACAACTTCAGTTCTAGTAATCTGAATCTAATTAAGAAGTGCTAGTAATACAACTTCAGTTCTAGTAATCTGAATCTAATTAAGAAGTGCTAGTAATACAACTTCAGTTCTAGTAATCTGAATCTAATTAAGAAGTGCTAGTAATACAACTTCAGTTCTAGTAATCTGAATCTAATTAAGAAGTGCTAGTAATACAACTTCAGTTCTGGTAATCTGAATATAATTAAGAAGTGCTAGTAACACAACTTCAGTTCTGGTAATCTGAATCTACATTTTAACACATATGTGCTATTCTGTTTCAGGACAAATGAAAGTCGTTGGCACACGTCCAAAGAAGGTCCGAAAAGTTACGATTCAAGACAGTCAAGATGCAGTCACCTATCAATTTGATGATCCACCATTAGTTCCCCCTACGGCTGGGTTGCAAATTACTATCCATCCTGCTGCAGCCTCATCATCGGAGCACTCTGTAGCACAAGAAGCGGCTCACAATACAGTTGCAGAGGAGTGTCCGGCACAGGCGGTACCGGGTCAACAAACTAATCCTAATAACACATCAACATCTCACACTTCAACGGGGATCCCCCCGTTGGTTTCACCCATTGTTGCTGGAGGGAACACTTCGGTCGGTTCCAAGAGGTCGGCTGCAACAACATGCAACCGTTCCAACTCCCATCAATATGAAAATGACGATGATGATTTTGACCCCCCGCCACCTAGAACTGCTCTTACCCGGAGGACCGACCCGCCAGTCAAGCGGCCAAAGGTAGCTAAAGCTATATCATCCACCGCCGGTCATAATGTGAGTTTTATCTCAAATGCCCAACTTATTTTCTGTGAGTTTTCAAACTTTGTTTTTGCTGGCCTCAACAATACATTTCATTGTTTTCCAGGGAAACCAACCATCAAAACCGGCACCAACCATTAGGTGCTCACCTGGATTCGTGCTCTCTGCCATTGATCTATTAACCGAAGATCAATATGCAAATGTCAAGGCTACTCCATTTGGTGAAATTCTGAACCTAAAAGCTGATGCTCTTGAGTCCAGGAATTTGCCGGTATTCCTTATGAACAAGACTGACAAGGACACTCTAATAATCAACGTCGGCACTCAAGGTGGACTGAAAATTACCCCGCATGCTGTGCATTGTgtcatgggcactccacttggtggTCGTGACCCATCGGTCTGTTCTGTCACCCAAAAGAATGAGCTGCTTAGACTCAAGAACGAGCTGAGCGTGCCAGTCGATCAGAATAtaacctacaaaactctgtgcgacTATATAAAGTTGAAGAGGCCTGATGATTTGTCCACAAGATGTTTCATTCTGATTATATTCAACTAGTTACTCTTTCCTTCCACAAGGACATATATATCTGGTAGGGAGGCTGCTTGGACTGCAGACATTGCTAATATTGGTGCGATCGATTGGTCCAAAGCTGTTGTTGATTACATGAGGGATAGTGTTGCAACATGGCACTCCAAGAAGAACAACAATGGAGTATTGTCCATTTCTGGTTGTGTGCTCTTTTTAATAGTAAGTTTACTACATGTAGTTCCTTTTGTATCTTTAAATTTCCAACCAACAGGAAGTGTCTACAACCTAGAATTTCATTAGtactactaaatctttatggcttcTTCAGATTTACTATTTGGACAATCTCCTGAGTGTCAATATGTTGGATGCGTCTCAAACACCACGCATAGCTTTCTACAACACTGGGAAGATGCAAGCTATCTTAAGTGAGGATAAGTCGAAGAACAAGCCAGACTCGAAGTCATATGGCAACCTACCGGTATGTTTCCCTACCCTATTGCTGCCAACTAGTAAATCTAGCTTTCATAATATCATTACATTAACTCTTTATGGTTATTTCCAGCTTCGGTCCCAGGAGGGTACTTGCTACTTGGATGTTAATGCCAACGCGACATCAGCAAGCCATGCTCAACCTCATGCCCATTCTGTTCTGTTCATTAGCATGCTGGAGCAACTCAGGGACTGCGTGGATCAACTACCTCAATCGAAGCAGGCTGTGGCATTTGCTGCTATACGGAGGTGTGATGATTCAGTTGCCAAACTACTTGCTGATGTTTCTCTCGAAcaacgcaaggttgtatcggagttACGCTGCATAATGCTCGATCCTTCGACGTCTTCGCCATCACCTCCAATTCAGAGGGATCCTAAGCCAATTTCTCGTGCTGCGGCACATTTGGATAATGTAGCGGGCAATGTGGACATCGATCACACTACTATCTTTGGCCCCAATAGTTAGTACCATATAATTCTATTTTTGATGTGTTTCTCACCACCACATTACCTAGGGAATAAAACTTGAAAACAAGACATCAAGAAGGGAATTATGGCTCCTGTCACTAAGCTTGTTTATTTTTACCCATTTTCAGATGAGAACCCACCTGGGAGATCTTCAGCCCAACTCGCTCGGGGTGATTCCCAATCCTCAGTGACCAACTGCCATCAACATTTTTCACACCCTTCTCTACTTTTCATTGCTGTCTTTTTAACGATATATCTTAGCTTTTGCTACTTTTCTTGATGGCCCAGCAGAACGGTCGATTCATGACATTCCTGCTGCTACAGACAATATTGAAGTTGATGGCACCAGTAGTAAGTTTAATCTtgttcttttctctcttttctgcctcaCTAGCGCATTTCTCTATATTATGCCCTTTCAAAAATCACACGTTATGTGCAGTACAATCCGAAGCCGACCGCAGTGTTCAGCGAAACGATGGTGTGGATCCCGGCAAGAATCTTCCATCGTCAGGTATTGGTCATGATGGCACATAATTTTATAAGTTAATTCTATGACTCACCACAACGCAACTAGTCATTTGCATATCATGTATTTAAACCTTGTGTATTTTTACTAATTATCAGCAGATGGCCCACTGCAAGGTTCTCTTACCCAACTGCTCCAGGGTAATATCGAAGCTTCTACGACCAAGTCCCAGCAAGGTTTTTGCACACCCTTATGTTATTaaattgcatttctttgttcttACAAACCATATTATTTGTCACCCTTTTTGTTGTTGCTCTTGCAGAAAGCTTGCTTAACGCATTTTATGGACCTTATGACAAAAGCGAAAATGATTGCACAAGTAGTAAGCTTACATTTTCTGTATG encodes:
- the LOC119350719 gene encoding uncharacterized protein LOC119350719, with translation MATRSSLLEALMAWWRSGDVMSDARGVVVEAAALAVALALRLLITVAGQMKVVGTRPKKVRKVTIQDSQDAVTYQFDDPPLVPPTAGLQITIHPAAASSSEHSVAQEAAHNTVAEECPAQAVPGQQTNPNNTSTSHTSTGIPPLVSPIVAGGNTSVGSKRSAATTCNRSNSHQYENDDDDFDPPPPRTALTRRTDPPVKRPKVAKAISSTAGHNGNQPSKPAPTIRCSPGFVLSAIDLLTEDQYANVKATPFGEILNLKADALESRNLPVFLMNKTDKDTLIINVGTQGGLKITPHAVHCVMGTPLGGRDPSVCSVTQKNELLRLKNELSVPVDQNITYKTLCDYIKLKRPDDLTYISGREAAWTADIANIGAIDWSKAVVDYMRDSVATWHSKKNNNGVLSISGCVLFLIIYYLDNLLSVNMLDASQTPRIAFYNTGKMQAILSEDKSKNKPDSKSYGNLPLRSQEGTCYLDVNANATSASHAQPHAHSVLFISMLEQLRDCVDQLPQSKQAVAFAAIRRCDDSVAKLLADVSLEQRKVVSELRCIMLDPSTSSPSPPIQRDPKPISRAAAHLDNVAGNVDIDHTTIFGPNNENPPGRSSAQLARERSIHDIPAATDNIEVDGTSIQSEADRSVQRNDGVDPGKNLPSSADGPLQGSLTQLLQGNIEASTTKSQQESLLNAFYGPYDKSENDCTSNQPNKPHQTVEPHNTVDSMNNLPPPDKQHGSDSHSKTDCPTHAANCSDVDAQGITDPITFSQMCEGIEYDGTGCPSCDADARLINEVHLDDLGHEHEEEAEIAPTNTDAENLGVGVSDVFTGQKFVNEAQIDAEAADHTEQVSKDGHLSVDAPIITGQVPVNHDNDADRQITVHEPISHTEQCTTAEKFQVIPSITST